The Portunus trituberculatus isolate SZX2019 chromosome 19, ASM1759143v1, whole genome shotgun sequence genome contains a region encoding:
- the LOC123506035 gene encoding uncharacterized protein LOC123506035 isoform X2, whose protein sequence is MAHLSSEVSPEALSNRLSESLPVYVSHQDVTKHPKLSHLLEDLTLRLTPTGVLRATQTRLMHASVTLKHTRVKYLEAATLHWVSQDVLLNMSDGETEKEKGMRKMMEAVTLSELQDHLVLTKSSPGTQEKGGGNKELTLFGISPADMVGRSKALTPELYIKDLSAAMEAFLEQEWIKIRSFLNPVDFEDCDWQDTSKVVEHLETTKQRLAEESSKLTHCVIQTHHFSQKVYSLLFEYSKILKTLVSKHRLSLYPAHHLANSLITLKTHFLKLRCLELEILTATYSSQSVRALKMLQGHLLQRRTQAEESLAKLRHAMAAYEHLDPKFQDLLKEYAKLQEDIRFAKMSSETGSL, encoded by the exons ATGGCACACCTTTCCTCTGAGGTGTCTCCTGAGGCTCTATCTAATCGCT TGAGTGAGAGCCTGCCAGTGTATGTGTCCCATCAGGATGTCACCAAGCACCCCAAGCTGAGCCACCTTCTGGAGGACCTGACCCTCCGCCTCACCCCGACAGGCGTCCTCCGAGCCACACAGACCCGCCTCATGCATGCCTCAGTCACCCTCAAGCACACCAG GGTGAAATATCTAGAAGCAGCCACACTGCACTGGGTGTCCCAGGATGTGCTTCTCAACATGAGTGATGGggagacggagaaggaaaag GGCATGAGAAAGATGATGGAGGCCGTCACTCTATCAGAGCTGCAGGACCACTTGGTGCTGACAAAGAGCAGTCCAGGGACACAAGAGAAAGGTGGAGGCAACAAGGAG CTGACACTGTTCGGCATCAGCCCTGCGGATATGGTGGGGCGCAGTAAGGCTCTCACCCCAGAGCTGTACATCAAAGACTTGAGTGCTGCAATGGAAGCTTTTCTGGAGCAGGAATGGATCAAAATAAGATCATTCTTAAATCCTGTTG ACTTTGAAGATTGTGACTGGCAGGACACTAGCAAGGTTGTTGAACACTTGGAAACGACCAAGCAGAGGCTGGCTGAGGAAAGCAGCAAGCTCACCCATTGTGTAATTCAGACTCACCACTTTAGTCAAAAG GTTTATAGCCTACTGTTTGAGTACAGCAAGATTCTGAAGACCCTTGTGTCAAAGCACCGACTCTCCCTGTATCCAGCACATCACCTGGCCAACTCCCTCATCACTCTCAAAACTCACTTCCTGAAGCTAAG GTGTCTTGAGTTGGAAATTTTAACAGCCACTTACAGCAGTCAGTCTGTGCGGGCCCTCAAGATGCTGCAGGGACATTTGCTGCAGCGGAGAACACAAGCCGAGGAGTCGCTTGCCAAACTGAGACACGCTATGGCTGCCTACGAACATTTAGACCCAAAGTTCCAGGATTTGTTAAAGGAATACGCCAAGCTGCAGGAAGACATACGCTTTGCTAAGATGTCTTCGGAAACTGGTAGCCTCTGA
- the LOC123506035 gene encoding uncharacterized protein LOC123506035 isoform X1, which translates to MHIDTVLTTILPLVTLDRMAHLSSEVSPEALSNRLSESLPVYVSHQDVTKHPKLSHLLEDLTLRLTPTGVLRATQTRLMHASVTLKHTRVKYLEAATLHWVSQDVLLNMSDGETEKEKGMRKMMEAVTLSELQDHLVLTKSSPGTQEKGGGNKELTLFGISPADMVGRSKALTPELYIKDLSAAMEAFLEQEWIKIRSFLNPVDFEDCDWQDTSKVVEHLETTKQRLAEESSKLTHCVIQTHHFSQKVYSLLFEYSKILKTLVSKHRLSLYPAHHLANSLITLKTHFLKLRCLELEILTATYSSQSVRALKMLQGHLLQRRTQAEESLAKLRHAMAAYEHLDPKFQDLLKEYAKLQEDIRFAKMSSETGSL; encoded by the exons ATGCACATTGACACTGTAT tgACAACCATCCTGCCGCTGGTGACACTGGACAGAATGGCACACCTTTCCTCTGAGGTGTCTCCTGAGGCTCTATCTAATCGCT TGAGTGAGAGCCTGCCAGTGTATGTGTCCCATCAGGATGTCACCAAGCACCCCAAGCTGAGCCACCTTCTGGAGGACCTGACCCTCCGCCTCACCCCGACAGGCGTCCTCCGAGCCACACAGACCCGCCTCATGCATGCCTCAGTCACCCTCAAGCACACCAG GGTGAAATATCTAGAAGCAGCCACACTGCACTGGGTGTCCCAGGATGTGCTTCTCAACATGAGTGATGGggagacggagaaggaaaag GGCATGAGAAAGATGATGGAGGCCGTCACTCTATCAGAGCTGCAGGACCACTTGGTGCTGACAAAGAGCAGTCCAGGGACACAAGAGAAAGGTGGAGGCAACAAGGAG CTGACACTGTTCGGCATCAGCCCTGCGGATATGGTGGGGCGCAGTAAGGCTCTCACCCCAGAGCTGTACATCAAAGACTTGAGTGCTGCAATGGAAGCTTTTCTGGAGCAGGAATGGATCAAAATAAGATCATTCTTAAATCCTGTTG ACTTTGAAGATTGTGACTGGCAGGACACTAGCAAGGTTGTTGAACACTTGGAAACGACCAAGCAGAGGCTGGCTGAGGAAAGCAGCAAGCTCACCCATTGTGTAATTCAGACTCACCACTTTAGTCAAAAG GTTTATAGCCTACTGTTTGAGTACAGCAAGATTCTGAAGACCCTTGTGTCAAAGCACCGACTCTCCCTGTATCCAGCACATCACCTGGCCAACTCCCTCATCACTCTCAAAACTCACTTCCTGAAGCTAAG GTGTCTTGAGTTGGAAATTTTAACAGCCACTTACAGCAGTCAGTCTGTGCGGGCCCTCAAGATGCTGCAGGGACATTTGCTGCAGCGGAGAACACAAGCCGAGGAGTCGCTTGCCAAACTGAGACACGCTATGGCTGCCTACGAACATTTAGACCCAAAGTTCCAGGATTTGTTAAAGGAATACGCCAAGCTGCAGGAAGACATACGCTTTGCTAAGATGTCTTCGGAAACTGGTAGCCTCTGA